AGCTACCCCACACTCCCCACAGCTCTTCCTCTGCAGGGAGTGAAGTGCCTCCCATCACACCTGCTCCCTTGACTGGGGGGAGATCAGTGACTCCGTCTCACCGGTGAGAAATCTCACACACGACACCTGTGCTGCTTCTCTTGGAGCACCCATACACTGCatgctgctttggaggctgcTACACAGGAACAATTCGCGAGCTGAGAAGTTTGCACATTATATAACGAGAGCGGGCAACTCTGGGACATGTGAGGGCCTAGATAAATATAGCTGCCATGTGCAGGAGACACAGGCACTGAAACAGTGGGCCACTGGGACACAGACGATCAACCCAGGATGCTCTGGGACCATTTGCTAGCCATCTCTGTTAGCCATTTTTGGCAAGGGTTGTACATTCATTCCTCAGTGCGGAGACTTTACAGGCTCTAGTCATTATTTTTCTCACCTAAAACATTCATCCTTGTAGTGTCACGGGCGCCCTCAGCCTCAAGAAATAGACACCCAGTGTAAGATTTTCAAGGCGCCACAATCACATGATAATTTCTCCTCATAGGGCTAAATTCAAAACAGTCATGAATAGAAAAAAAGGCACGAGCTTGCAGGCAAAATGCCTCCAGCTGACTCCGGACATGTTCATAGATTTCAAgcctagaagggaccattgtgatcatctggtctgatttcCTGTAgggcacaggccagagaaattcctgaaaattattcctagagcagatctgttagaggagcaaccttcatttaaaaattctccgtgatggagaatccaccatgacccttggtaaattgttccaatagttaattacatACACTGCTTAAAAAAtgcatgccttatttccagtcagattttatttaacttcaacttccagccattggatcatgttacacctctATATGGTAGGCAGAAAAGCCTATAATTAAATAttggttccccatgtagatacttacagactgttatcaagtcaccccttaaccatctTTGTTAAACTAATGTGACAGACCctgaccagtggggtacaggagtctggtagagggcaaatatactggtcactggatgagtagttttctgttccctgagtgaccagagcaggggctgcactagagtaatcaggaacctgctagaaccagttaaggcaggcaggctaattaggacacctggagccaattaagaagaagcttctagaatcaattaaggcaggctaatcagggcacctgggttttaaaaggagctcacttcagtttgtggtgcgagtgtgaggagctgggagcaagaggcgcaaggagctgagagtgagagggtgtgctgctggaggactgaggagcacaagcgttatcagacaccaggaggaaggtcctgtggtgagaataagaaaggtgtttggaggaggccatggggaagtagcccagggagttgtagctgtcatgcagctgttacaggaggcactatagacagctgcagtccacagggccctgggctggaacccggagtagagggcgggcccgggttccccccaaacctcccaattgacctggactgtgggttctcccagaggggaaggtctctgggctgttccccaacccacatgatgaatctctgaggcaagaaaatccgccaatatgcgcaggacccaccaagatagaggaggaactttgtcacactaaaTAGatagagctccttgagtctatcactataaggcaggttttctaattttttaataattcttgtgactcttctctgaatgctCTTCAGTGTACCAACATCCATCCTTAATAGTGGACGCCAGAACTGGATACAAGATTTCAGTAGCAGtcgcactagtgccaaatacagtggTAAAATAACATCTCTACCTCTCCGTGAGACACCCCTGATTATCATTCAAGAAtcacattggctcttttggccacagggtCACACTGATAGCTCATGTTTAGCTAATTATCCCTTCACACCCCCCAAACCTTGTTCAGTCATTGTGCTTCCCATGATAGTCCCCCATCATGTAAGCATCCTCTTGATCTTGTTCTATGAGACACGGAGAACTCTTTTTCGATCTCGTCTCTACCACTCAGTATTTTGTAGACTTTTCTCATATCCattcttattcatctcctttgtaaggtaacaatcccaatcttttcaaccTCTCTCTTAAGAGAGTTTCCCAGGGTCCTTCATCATTCTCATTGCCCTTCCCTGAACCCCTCTAACTCTGCAATATCCTGTGTGAGAAGAGTGCCCAGTACTACACAGAAGAATCCAGAGGAGGGTGAAATATTAACTGGCTGATCTCATGGCATTGTATTTTCTATATAATTCCCCATCCTACGCCTCCTGGATGCCAATGTTTTGCTTAGTTTCTGTCCATGCTTGCACTGTGAGCAGGGTTTCACAGAGCTGTGTACAATGATGTCCAGGTCCCTGTCCTGAGCTCATACAGTTAAATTAGAACCTTGCTAGGTGTTTGAGGAGAACAAGCTTTTCCCTCCAGTGGGCAAACACATTGCAATTTTTGACATCAAAGTTCATCTGccatcatgctgcccattcacTTGCTTGTTAGCTCCCGCTGTGGACTTCTCTGGACTTGCATATGACCTAAATAAACTGGttccatctgcaaatgttgccacctcactgctcaacccctttCTAGATTGTTAATAGCCATCAAATATTTACTGTCCTATTTGTTATAAAGTGTATGACCCCATTGCTGTGTTTATCTCCCTTCACAGGCACCTTGAGGTTTCCTGAGTCTGATCAACGCATCAACCACCTCATGGCAGCTTTCAACCTCACCCCCTCTGACCCTTCAACATTCATCTTAATGGGCATCCCTGGCCTGGAAGCTGCTCACAtctggatttccatccctttctctatGTTCTACATTATCGGCCTGTTGGGAAATTTCACTGTTCTGTTTGTTATAGGCAAAGAGCAGACCCTGCACAAGCCGATGTacctgctgctctgcatgctggcgCTCACAGAAatcagcatatctacctctgtCGTGCCAAAGGCAGTGTGTATATTTTGCTTCAATTTTAAGGGCATTACTGTGGGTGGCTGCCTCGCCCAGATGTTCTTCCTTCATGCGGGCTCTATGATGCACTCAGCTGTCCTCGTGACAATGGCCTTCGATCGCTATGTTGCCATATGTAAACCTCTGAGATATACCACCATCCTCACCAATGCACGAATAGCTATGCTAGGGCTCGTGGGTTTGATAAGAGCTGTTCTCTTCATTCTGCCCATGCCCCTGCTCCTGATCAGGCAGCCATTCTGTGTCAACCACATTATTCCCCATACGTACTGCGACCACATGGCTATAGCAAAGATGTCATGTGGGGACATCACAGTCAATAGGCTGTATGGCTTGGTGGTAGCCTTTGTCTTCATTGGGTCAGACCTAATGCTCATTGCCCTGTCCTATGGTCTGATCATCAGGGCTGTCCTCAGGATCTCCTCTAAGAAAGCCCACCAGAAAGCCCTCAACACCTGCACTGCCCACATCTGTGTGATGTTGATGTCTtatcctttcttcttcttctccactCTGACACATCGGTTCGGTCAGGGCATCGCTCCCTACGTTCACATCATATTGGCCAACCTCTATTGCCTAATCCCCCCCATGCTGAACCCTATCATTTATGGGGCCAAAACCAAAGAGCTTTGTGACAAAGTGGGCAAATACACCTGTATAAGGTGATCACCTGGGTCCACTGATTTTAAACCTGTGTGACAAGAGTGGGAAAGGATATTTCCTTGTTAATCAAGGTGGCTTTGTCCCAGTTTGGCTGAGCTCAGCATTGTGGAAGTTCAGAGTTTCAGAAGTTCCTCACATCTAAGATCTTATTACTCCATCACCAAGGACTGCTCTCTCCGTTGCTGAGTTCCCTGTCTCAGACCATCACCTGATCTCTTTCAGTGTCACCGATCATCCCCCACTTCCACCCACCCTGTCATTTCGCCTTTCCATGACTTCCAGACCATGAGAAGATAGTACTGCTTTGTGAAGCAATGTGGCTGTGCATTAGACCCTGTGTGAACATGGTTATAGATCAGTTCGATGAACTCAAGCTATGCTTTCTGCTAGACAAAGACAAAGAAAGCAACTACAATGCTGAACTTCTTTGTCATATGTACAGTGATTCTGTGAGCACAATTCACCTGATTTTTCTATGTCTAATCCTTTAGGAAGCCTGGAGGATACACCAAATATTTCCATTGGAAAGTGCTAATACAGGAAAGCTGCTGCAGGAATTGAGGACATTGTACTAGACTTATTGGTGAGAGATATGAAACTGTGTGTTTTTGAGAACTGTACTCTGTTACTCTGGATATGGGGGCGTATACTGCAGAATGCGATCAATCCAATTGCAACCATATGTTGTGCACTCAGCCActatgaattaataaaatagaacacaacACAGTATAGGGTTAATTGGAAATCAGGCTTTTAGATGCAAAGTCAAAATCTAGGTGGCAGGTTCtactaatcagaatgggaggagggaaaagagaaGTAAATAAGTGAGAATGAAAAATTGTAAATGGATGGAAACCTTGAGTGTAGTTGCCTCTGATATTAGAAGTTTATTGAAAGTGAGGAAAGGTGATGATCCAGTAGTGGACACTATGACCAATGCGTTTTGTAGAAGTTATAAAAGATTAGCTAATACAGCGTACTTTGGAGAAGTCCTCTGAAACCACCTTGAGAGAGGTTTTTCCTGACATCCTTTCTCCCTGGTTGCTGAGCAACTGGCCACTGTGAACCTGCCGTTAATTACTCAATACCGTTCCAGATGTTAGGTTACTATCTGGGATGTTCTAAGCCTATtgtttatgtctgtgtgtgcttaaatctaataaactgaaGTGCTGGCCAAGAGCATGCTTACTTGCATTTAATCCTTTATGAGACAGAattgctgtgttcccattgatttattcctgacaccgccCAGAGTGAAATACTTAAGTTGCCCCTGCTGTGGGCTCTTAAAACCCCAGGCAACAGACTGCTGTGTTAAATTACGATGTCACCTTGGAGTCAAATAACTTACTGCTTTGCACTGTTGATTTTGGAGTCATTTTCAGCTGGAACTTTCAAAATACACACTAACCATTCCCGTTGTTGAAGACATCAAAAGTAGGTCTTGGGGTTTGTAAAACATGAAACAGAGATTGCCATCAAATGTCCAGGTTATAGAATCACTTACAGTACTAAGTCCTTCACGACCTAGATTGGCTGATATCtcatttttgccattgctttgtgGAGACCTTGAACAGTTGGAGCAGCAGTGGAGAGTTTTGCCTATGGTTCACTGGCCTCATACTCAGAACAACCAAGTAGTGCAGATTTGGGTTGAAGGTCTTGAACACATGAATGCCACTGGGGACAAAGTCTTTAGTGAACTTGCCTTGTTTGCTTTTTCGTTGTCGTTCCTATCTTTTAGCAACGCTAAAGTTGAAAGACTCTTTTCTCAGATGAATTTGAGAAAAACAAACCTGTGCTACCAGATGCAAGAGGAACTTTTAGTAAACATTCTTCGTGTTAGGATGTAGATGCAACAACACAAAATCTGTTGTGAACAGTTTCCACCAATGTAAGAAATGATTGCACTGGTCACTGCTGACATGTATGACCAGCAGCAGAAGCATTCTACTTCTGATGAAGACAGCTATGATGAAATGTTGCCTTTTAGAGACTATCAGTAACAAACTAATTCAACTCAAAATATGGACATTGACTACCATCATTGAATGgaattagaaataaataatattattacTGATTTTACACTACATACATTTTGGGCATATTTGGGGCTATTTTTAACACTGTTATTCACCCATTTTTCTTTGAAACACCTGCCAACCCTCAATTAGGATACAAGTACTAGCATTGGGGTTTCGATTTTGAATATGATTGTCATCTCATAGCTTTGTTGCTAAAGTGGATGAAGTCCTGTTGgggcttgttttttgttttttgttttttgttttaacctAATCTGTACTAGGTATCTAACAAAAGCTTTCATTTGTTACTTGTATAGACAAAtatgttaataaaaaaaacttcTTTCAAGAAATAATATTGGACTACTTTTAGGTTGGTTTTAAAGTGATTTGGGCCTACTAATGCAGTAGACATCTAGCAAACCACCAGGCAGAAACACAAGGGCCAGAGAAGCAGTCCCACATTCGGAGCTTGGCTGGACTCAGAGCAGCGGtgctgaggcagagctggggagctgcacCTGGAGCAGACCAGAACTGGGAGCTGGGTCGGCACAGACCAGCTCTGCCAATGGGGAGCCAGTGGTGTTACAGcagggagctgcggagccagagcCAGGATAGTGGACACTGCCTGTGCCACAAGTAGCACAGCAGCCAAGCAtgatgagcagctggggagatcAAGGTGGGGCAATGGGTAgaggccccagcactgggagacGTCATCAGAGAAGGGGGCCGTGAAGGCTGGACTCAGAATGGGGGACAGGAATCTGATAGAAGGGCAGatgctggggagaagggtcctgccacctagagcctgagggtgtCTGGCCCCTGCCAAGGCAAGTGTGTGACCCATGGTATCAtcacagcacagccagggcctgggcaggaggtttgggatgtgtgaggaacagactgtgaactttcCTTTCATCCCAGAGACAGCTGTTTCTGATGTCCCCATGCCCAGAGAATGGGGTTCCCTGTTCCTTGTTTCCTTGAACCTATCCCATTTTTTCTAATAAATTATATTTGTTTTGAACTTAATGCAGTGATCAGTGGGTCAGTGAAGCATCCGGTGTGAAGAGAGcatcccagagtggggacaccctagcccctgttctAGGTGACCACGATGAGAATGGGGGTTCAGcttcccaggaatcctgggcccagctgtGTCACCCTTATGAGGTCTCTGCCACAcaagagagtggaaggggagtccttgaGGTCAggaaggcctctgggtaaagggagtggggaCTCAGACCCTTTCACTAGCCAATACACCTGGGGTAGTGAAGAACCCAGGAAAGTTCCCCAAAATAGTTCCTCACTTACATTAGGGAATTGGGACAACctgatgggttggattttagtgacgGGTAAAGAGATGTGTAACTTGTGAAATCTCCATATAAATGATAAAagctgaaatgtgtaactttAGGGAACACACTTTCTGTATAAGGTTAATGTAACGTCACTGCACGAGATGGCTTCCCAGAAACTGGTTTCGTAAAAAACCTTTTTCCTGTACTATTTTATTATGTGGTTAGAACAGTAAACCTGTCATTGTTTATTTGAcctcttgaatatatttcataacaaGTGAAAGCTTGGTTGAGCAATTGACCGTGCAACTGACAAAGAACAAGTATGAATCACTCCTTCTTCTCAGATTCAGTATTTAGACACAATGAAGGCTCCAATAGAAATAATTGTTCTGAGCAAAAATGCCAATGAAATTTATAGGCCTTCAGCATTAAAAAACTTAATGGAAAATTCtagttttctttttctcattGTGCTCCAAAGAAATATTCTGTAAACAGTAAATGCTGTTTCAAAACTGCTACAATCCAAAGACACAGACCTATAAAAAGCAGCGGTATTACTTCCCAAAACCACTGAACTTGTAGTTACATTTCAAATTGAGTTCAAAAAGCCAAACATTCAGCAAGTAAATTATCATAAAAATGGGGCAGACGAATAAATTATGAAGAGAAGTGCCtcagagaggcaaaaaggcagaGGAACAGCACATTTTGTGGCAGACCAGGGAGGAGAGCAGACCTGCTTCCGGCAGCTCCCGGGGAGATGAGCTGAGGGAAGGCAGAATCTCCCCCTGAACAACTGCCCAAAGGTCCCCTCCTGAGCGAAGGGAGGGCTTGCTGCAGAGACAGCCTGAGAGAGAAGCATTCATCTCTCATATGAATGCTGGACTTGATTGATCCACTTTATTTGTTGTTTGGACTACCCCATCGGGGAGAGACCTTGGATAGCGCTGGCCCCAGGATGCTGGGCCAAACCACAGGAAGAGTCAGTTGCTGTCTGAGAGGAAAAGTGAATGACCTCGCTACATGCAGACACCAGAAGGTGCCTCTGGGTGAACAGACACCCTTCATGCTGCCTTACCCCAGAGTAAGACTTTGGGACATTCTCAGGGaggtggtaggaagtgacccagggagcgCTGCCTGACATAGGCGGCAGGCATAATAGGCCATGGGAGGCTAAACCTCCCCTGTGGTGCAGCCACTGTCCCGCCACCTTTGAGAGCGTGGACCCCTGGGATGTGGTGGCCCCACCTGTGCTCTGCCCCAGATACCCCCTCTCGCTTTTTTCCTGTGGCACCGCccatgctccacctcttcctctccctgctccgTCCTTCTGCTGAGGCCCCCGCTGCTTCTCACTGaatcctttctctcctcccccgaGAGGGCCCCACAGCCAACCATTCATCaaatctctcccccctccatccccctggtGGACCCCGCGTATGCCATGACATTCACTGAGTCCTTACTCcctcctctcccgcaccccactCCTTCATGTCCCCTCCATTCGCAGCTTGCTGAGTCCTTCCTCTActccacccagacacccctcccctgaggcccctaCCACCTGCCACTCACCAGTGAAAAACAGAATCACATTTAAAAGTGCCCTCCTGGCCccctgtgttccagccccctgagctgagTCCCTCCAATAgcagcaggcagagcagcaggaggAATCCCACAGCTGGGCCAGGTATTGGAACCAGACATCAAACAAAGAGCAGAGGCATGCCAATGTCATAGGTGATTAATTGGTCCAAAGTCCAAAGAAAGGGagaaagcaaactagggaaactaGAATAAGTAAAGTTGTGTCTTGGTCTTTCTCATTGACATCGGAATATAAcaagacattttcatttttcaagTACAGTGAGACGGCAGATGCAGTTTTCTGCTTTCCTTGCAGGTagttttccagtggtttgagagATCCTGCATTCACCAAAAAGGAGTAAGAGACTGGAAAAATAGATGATAAAAGCTTCAGAAACATTCAATCTCCCATACACAAGCAGTGTCCTGAGAGGTGGCATTTATTCAAATAGTCAAAAGAAGTGGGCTCTGTACTGACACAGTTGTCAAATTCAAACTATGCTGCAAGAATCCCCAATGTACTGCTTTACTTGGCTAACCAAGTAATTGcactgcaggggcaggaagagcgAGAAGAATTAACAAACCTTGGAAACTTTCTGTAACTATGCAATTTGTTTTCACAATATGATGAACCATTCACAAAAAAATAACAAgaagaaacaaagggaaaaaacagaGTGGTACTTTCAATCTCACAAGCCACTCAACTCAAAATGAGCCTTAACAATTTACTCCTGATACTGTGAAAAGCACAATCATTCAGAAAGTTCAGGACAATGGGTTTTGTACTGTTCTTGTTGACAGAGcacacagttttaaacaaggagaaatgacaggctgtgtgagagagacagaaaatctGGAAataaaggagtacttgtggcaccttagagactaacaaatttattagagcataagctttcgtgggctacaacccacttcttcggatgcatatagagtgaaccatatattgaggagatatatatacacacacatacagagagcatgaacaggtgggagttgtcttaccaactctgagaggccaattaagtaagagaaaaaaatcttttgaagtgataatcaagatggctcagtacagacagtttgataagaagcaagtgtgaaaatacttacaaggggagatagattcaatgtttgtaatggctcagccactcccaatccctatttagccctgagttgattgtgtctagtttgcatatcaattccagctcagcagtctctcgttggagtctgtttttgaagtttttctgttttaagataaaaacttcaaaaacagactccaacgagagactgctgagctggaattgatatgcaaactagacacaatcaactcagggctaaatagggattgggagtggctgagccattacaaacattgaatctatctccccttgtaagtattttcacacttgcttcttatcaaactgtctgtactgagccatcttgattatcacttcaaaagatttttttctcttacttaattggcctctcagagttggtaagacaactcccacctgttcatgctctctgtatgtgtgtgtatatatatctcctcaatatatggttcactctatatgcatccgaagaagtgggttgtagcccacgaaagcttatgctctaataaatttgttagtctctaaggtgccacaagtactcctgttatttttgcggatacagactaacacggctgctactctgaaacctggaaatAAAGGAATGATTTCTCGGATTTATTGATTGCTCTGAGCATGGGGATGCTGGTGCCATCTATCACAGCAGTAAATGGTTTTTACAAGCATCAGGGACTGCAAATTTGCTGGTCGTAGCACAGTGTTATGATGGGGCCACTGTCATGGCAGGTAATGTAACTGGAGTACCTCCAAAAATGCTGCAAGATCATTCTCCCACCCCccggctatatatatatatacactgcaTGGCCCATGAATTGTATTTGGTGTTATTTGAGGCATACAAAGTAAGCAGGATagcaacatgatttttttttacagtctaGAGGGCTTGTTTACCTTCTTTTCACAGCCGGGCACACACCATGCTTACTTGAAGGGCCAGAAGACGATTGGAGTGAAACTGAAATTGTCCAGTTTAAGTGACAAGAAATGGTCATCCAGATGGAAAAAATGCATCTCTTGCACAGAACTCCATGAGGGCACTTCTCAGCAGCTTGTTGGGACTGCCAGAGCCTCCCTACCAAAGATTTATTGGAGCATTTGGTTTGTTGAAGAATGGGCAGAATATACATTTTTGTATGTGCTTGGTCTTTTTTTACTATGTTCTTAGTATGATTCATGTAGCATGCAAAGCTCTATGGAAACAAGGCACGGTACTTTCTCAGGTCTGCAGTGCACAGCAGGGAACTGTCCAAGCGTTAGAACATATGCCACCCAGCGCTAAGCAGGATGCTCTTTTGGAGGAAGCCCAAAAGTTCTGTGAGCTGCATGATGTCCCTGTTACCCCTGGTGTAGAGGAAGAGTATGCTCACAAACGacctatgggggaaaaaaaaactttcttggCTGTACAGTTCTTACAAGTACTCTGAGAGAATATCAGCCAGCTAAAAATGAGAGTGCTAAAGGAAAATGGAGCAGTCAGCTGTATTTTCCTGTGTTGGACAGACCGTTAGGTGATTGTAATCACAGGTTTTCATCCCAGTCAATGGACATAGCTAAAATGTGACCGGGGGCACTGATGGACTGCTCAGTAAATATGCAAGTGCCCCTTCAATCAACTTGAAACTTCCTTACCCAGAGATGGAGGGACTCAACGAGTGGTGGGGTCTCAggcatgggggtgtggagggacTTTGTGGGCAGTGGGTGGTTGGgccttggggtacaggagggagaggagaggaggtagGGACTCAGCTGATGGTGGACGGTGGGAGTCCtgggaatggggggtggaggAACTCAGTGAGCAGTGGGACCATGTGGAAGGGGAGGTAGAGGAGGGGAGGGACTTGACAGCGGTGGGAAGGAGAGCCTTAGCAGAAGGGAGGTGGAacagggggcaggggccatggtCCGGGTGCCGGGGAGTTTCCAGTGCTTGGGCCAGCCTCCCCAAATTCCAGAACCATGCACCACCCATGCCGCCTTTTCATTCCCAGCTGTCAGAGTATTGACAGTCCCCCAAAGGGCCATGAGTCAAAGCCCGGTGCGCTGGAATGGCCTGGACTCCCCTACCAACAAccccctgcatgtcacaggcctaAGCCCAGACTACTAGTTGGCACTCCCCTGCCAACCAACAATAGTCATCAAAAGGTGAAAGACTTGCCAActcagaaatatttttcaaagtgAACATGTTTTACAGGTGTCTCAATATAATAAATGCACAGCTTTCCAATCACTTTCAAAGCTTACAGGTAGGTGCTGATCAATTGAGCGTCATTCAGCCAAATACGCTTAATTCTGCACGTGACGAGGATTTGTATGAAGGAGCTGAAAACCTAGCCAATTGTTCCAGCGATGCACCG
The Emys orbicularis isolate rEmyOrb1 chromosome 1, rEmyOrb1.hap1, whole genome shotgun sequence DNA segment above includes these coding regions:
- the LOC135884172 gene encoding olfactory receptor 52P1-like: MAAFNLTPSDPSTFILMGIPGLEAAHIWISIPFSMFYIIGLLGNFTVLFVIGKEQTLHKPMYLLLCMLALTEISISTSVVPKAVCIFCFNFKGITVGGCLAQMFFLHAGSMMHSAVLVTMAFDRYVAICKPLRYTTILTNARIAMLGLVGLIRAVLFILPMPLLLIRQPFCVNHIIPHTYCDHMAIAKMSCGDITVNRLYGLVVAFVFIGSDLMLIALSYGLIIRAVLRISSKKAHQKALNTCTAHICVMLMSYPFFFFSTLTHRFGQGIAPYVHIILANLYCLIPPMLNPIIYGAKTKELCDKVGKYTCIR